One genomic region from Listeria monocytogenes encodes:
- the ami gene encoding autolysin Ami has protein sequence MKKLVKSAVVFASLVFIGTSATMITEKASAASIDPVQKVDGQATYIPKGVRDGTATEEHDGFEDGTNSVLQQVPLLRATTGYPDVNAYIKSNKFSTAKIEKQLKSQFPKFNYRNGYGKPEGIVIHETANNSSTITGEINYMSTNYNNAFVHAFVDKSRIIQIHPTENGVWGAGQYANARFIQVELVRSKTFDEFARSINNYAYYAAYLLDQYNLPVDSAHSDGKGTVWSHDAVTRYLGGTTHTDPVAYFNQWGYNFNNFVSLINEKYKAMQVNYEKIEYDKAITAYSRVKTATGNSVWTKPNKTEGAKLVNPLSSYSGKNLRIIREAKTSGGTIWYQFSVGGKTIGWVDSKALNTFYTPSMEKTITGTRYVLPSKQTVHYYGLPVEDSAIDRGPLSKFNGQALTLQREATIEGQLWYRVKDLGWVKAVNLTTTKYDLIEYDKAITAYSRVKTAAGNYVWSKPNKTEGAKQGSALSTYSGKNMRIIREAKTSSGTIWYQFSIDGKTIGWVDTKALNTFYTPSMEKNLTATRYVAPGQETQHYYGLPVADSAIDRGPLSKFAGQTLTVQREATIEGQLWYRVKDLGWTKASTLTATQYDKLEYDKAITAYSRVKTATGNSVWTKPYRTSGYKLVNPLSSYAGKNLRIIREAKTSSGIWYQFSVGGKTIGWVDSKALNTFYTPSMEKTITGTRYVLPSKQTVHYYGLPVEDSAIDRGPLSKFNGQALTLQREATIEGQLWYRVKDLGWVKAANLTTTKYDTLSYDKAITAYSRVKTATGNSVWTKPNKIEGAQKISALSTYSGKNMRILREAKTSSGTIWYQFSVGGKTIGWVETKALNTFYTPSMEKNLTATRYVLTSKKNEHYYGLPVVDSAIDRGPLSKFSGKTLTVQREATIEGQLWYRVKDLGWTKAANLSAKKQ, from the coding sequence TTGAAAAAATTAGTAAAATCGGCGGTTGTTTTTGCAAGCCTTGTTTTTATTGGCACCTCCGCTACTATGATTACAGAAAAAGCAAGTGCTGCTTCCATTGATCCGGTGCAAAAAGTAGATGGTCAAGCTACTTATATCCCCAAAGGAGTTAGAGATGGGACTGCAACGGAAGAACATGACGGCTTTGAAGATGGAACTAATAGCGTACTACAGCAAGTCCCTTTGCTTCGCGCAACAACAGGATACCCTGATGTTAATGCCTATATTAAATCAAACAAATTTTCAACAGCAAAAATAGAAAAACAATTAAAAAGCCAATTTCCTAAATTCAACTATCGTAATGGTTACGGCAAACCAGAAGGAATAGTTATTCATGAAACAGCAAATAATTCATCTACTATTACAGGTGAAATCAATTACATGAGCACCAATTACAACAATGCCTTTGTTCACGCTTTTGTAGACAAGTCTCGTATAATCCAAATCCATCCTACTGAAAATGGTGTTTGGGGAGCAGGACAATATGCTAATGCTCGTTTTATCCAAGTTGAATTAGTTCGTTCGAAGACTTTCGATGAATTTGCTCGTTCTATTAATAACTATGCCTATTATGCTGCGTACCTTTTAGATCAATATAACCTTCCTGTTGATAGCGCGCACAGTGATGGCAAAGGAACAGTCTGGTCACATGATGCAGTTACACGTTATTTAGGCGGAACAACCCATACTGATCCTGTAGCGTATTTTAATCAATGGGGCTATAACTTCAATAATTTTGTTAGTTTGATTAACGAAAAATATAAAGCAATGCAAGTAAATTATGAAAAAATCGAATATGATAAAGCAATCACTGCCTATAGCCGAGTCAAAACAGCAACAGGCAATTCTGTATGGACTAAACCAAATAAAACAGAGGGTGCTAAATTAGTAAATCCACTTTCATCTTATTCTGGTAAAAATTTGCGTATTATCCGTGAAGCAAAGACATCCGGTGGTACAATCTGGTATCAATTTAGCGTTGGTGGAAAAACGATTGGTTGGGTAGACTCCAAAGCCCTTAATACTTTCTACACACCAAGTATGGAAAAAACAATTACAGGTACTCGCTATGTTCTACCAAGTAAACAAACCGTTCATTATTACGGACTACCTGTAGAAGACTCTGCGATTGATCGTGGACCCCTTTCGAAATTCAATGGACAAGCTCTAACACTCCAACGAGAAGCTACGATTGAAGGACAACTTTGGTACCGCGTAAAAGATCTTGGCTGGGTTAAAGCGGTTAACTTAACAACTACCAAATATGATTTAATCGAATACGACAAAGCCATCACTGCATATAGTCGCGTCAAAACTGCCGCTGGTAATTATGTTTGGTCAAAACCAAATAAAACAGAAGGCGCCAAACAAGGCAGCGCACTTTCGACTTATTCAGGGAAAAACATGCGCATCATACGAGAAGCGAAAACATCAAGCGGTACAATTTGGTATCAATTTAGTATTGACGGAAAAACAATTGGTTGGGTAGATACAAAAGCACTCAATACCTTCTATACACCTAGTATGGAGAAAAATTTAACGGCAACTCGTTACGTTGCTCCTGGTCAAGAAACACAACATTATTACGGACTTCCAGTCGCTGATTCAGCCATTGACCGTGGACCACTTTCTAAATTTGCAGGTCAAACACTGACTGTTCAACGAGAAGCTACAATCGAAGGACAACTTTGGTATCGAGTGAAAGACCTAGGTTGGACAAAAGCTTCCACTTTAACTGCAACACAATATGACAAACTTGAGTATGATAAAGCAATTACTGCCTACAGCCGAGTCAAAACAGCAACAGGTAACTCGGTTTGGACGAAACCATATCGTACGTCTGGCTATAAGTTAGTTAATCCACTTTCATCTTACGCTGGTAAAAACTTACGGATTATCCGCGAAGCAAAAACGTCCAGTGGCATTTGGTATCAATTTAGCGTTGGTGGAAAAACGATTGGATGGGTAGACTCCAAAGCCCTTAATACTTTCTACACACCAAGTATGGAAAAAACAATTACAGGTACTCGCTATGTCCTACCAAGTAAACAAACCGTTCATTACTACGGACTACCTGTAGAAGACTCTGCGATTGACCGTGGACCACTTTCGAAATTCAATGGACAAGCTCTAACACTCCAACGAGAAGCTACGATTGAAGGACAACTTTGGTACCGCGTAAAAGATCTTGGCTGGGTTAAAGCGGCCAACTTAACAACTACTAAATACGATACGCTTTCGTATGACAAAGCCATCACCGCATATAGTCGTGTCAAAACAGCGACAGGTAACTCGGTTTGGACAAAACCAAATAAAATTGAAGGCGCTCAAAAAATAAGCGCACTTTCGACTTATTCAGGTAAAAACATGCGCATCTTACGAGAAGCAAAAACATCAAGCGGTACAATTTGGTATCAATTTAGTGTCGGTGGTAAAACAATTGGGTGGGTTGAAACGAAAGCACTCAATACCTTCTATACACCTAGTATGGAGAAGAATTTGACAGCGACCCGTTACGTTCTGACCAGCAAGAAAAATGAGCATTATTATGGGCTTCCTGTTGTAGATTCTGCTATTGATCGGGGTCCACTTTCCAAGTTCAGCGGGAAAACGTTAACCGTTCAACGAGAAGCTACAATCGAAGGACAACTTTGGTATCGTGTGAAAGATTTAGGTTGGACAAAAGCTGCTAACCTAAGTGCTAAAAAGCAATAA
- the fba gene encoding class II fructose-1,6-bisphosphate aldolase has product MPIVNMTDMLKKALAGKYAVGQFNINNLEWTQAILKAAEAEKAPVILGVSEGAAKYMGGFKTVVKMTEGLVEDLKITVPVAIHLDHGSSFDSCKAAIDAGFSSVMIDGSHHPIDENIAMTKQVVDYAHAKGVSVEAEIGTVGGDEDGVTGGINYADPQECLRVVKEANIDALAAALGSVHGPYHGEPVLGFDEMKEISELTGAPLVLHGGSGIPEHQIKKAIELGHSKINVNTECQIVWTAAVREKLATDDKVYDPRKVIGPGVDAIIKTVTEKIQEFGSNGKA; this is encoded by the coding sequence ATGCCTATCGTTAACATGACAGACATGCTGAAAAAAGCATTAGCTGGAAAATATGCTGTTGGTCAATTCAACATCAACAACCTTGAATGGACTCAAGCTATTTTGAAAGCTGCAGAAGCAGAAAAAGCACCAGTTATTTTAGGAGTTTCTGAAGGAGCTGCTAAATACATGGGAGGATTCAAAACAGTTGTAAAAATGACTGAAGGACTTGTAGAAGACCTGAAAATCACTGTACCTGTTGCGATTCACCTCGATCATGGTTCAAGCTTTGATTCTTGTAAAGCGGCTATCGATGCAGGATTCTCTTCTGTAATGATCGACGGCTCTCACCATCCAATCGACGAAAACATTGCAATGACTAAACAAGTTGTTGATTATGCGCACGCTAAAGGCGTATCTGTTGAAGCTGAAATTGGAACTGTTGGTGGAGACGAAGACGGAGTTACTGGTGGAATCAACTATGCTGATCCACAAGAATGTTTACGTGTAGTTAAAGAAGCTAACATTGATGCACTTGCTGCAGCATTAGGTTCTGTTCACGGTCCTTACCACGGCGAACCTGTTCTTGGTTTTGACGAAATGAAAGAAATCTCCGAACTTACAGGTGCTCCACTTGTACTTCACGGTGGTTCTGGAATTCCTGAACACCAAATCAAAAAAGCAATTGAACTAGGTCACAGCAAAATCAACGTAAACACTGAATGCCAAATCGTTTGGACTGCAGCTGTTCGCGAAAAATTAGCTACTGATGACAAAGTTTATGATCCACGTAAAGTAATCGGCCCTGGTGTGGACGCGATTATCAAAACTGTAACAGAAAAAATTCAAGAGTTTGGTTCTAACGGTAAAGCGTAA
- a CDS encoding CTP synthase, protein MTKYIFVTGGVVSSIGKGITAASLGRLLKNRGLSVTIQKFDPYINVDPGTMSPYQHGEVYVTDDGAETDLDLGHYERFIDINLNKYSNVTTGKVYSEVIKKERRGDYLGGTVQVIPHITNELKDRVFRAARMTNSDIIITEIGGTVGDIESLPFLEAIRQIKSDVGAENVLYIHTTLIPYIKAAGEMKTKPTQHSVKELRSLGIQPNIIVVRTEQPVSQEMKDKIALFCDIKASEVIESRDEETLYNVPLSLQKQKMDDIVLEHLQLEAPQAEMTDWKNLVHRVKNLSKKVRIGLVGKYVSLQDAYLSVAEALRHAGYDHDAEIEIDWIDSEKVTKENVAEIMKDVDGILVPGGFGDRAIEGKIAAIEYARVNKVPYFGICLGMQLATVEFARNVLGLEGAHSAEIEPETNHNIIDLLPEQKNIENMGGTLRLGLYPARIKQGTKAEAAYGTTLVEERHRHRYEFNNEYREQMEEAGMIVSATSPDGRLVEVVELIDHPWFVACQYHPEFISRPNRPQSLFKDFVGAALKNK, encoded by the coding sequence ATGACAAAGTATATTTTCGTTACAGGTGGCGTAGTTTCGTCAATCGGAAAAGGAATCACAGCAGCATCACTAGGACGTTTGCTGAAAAATCGTGGGCTTAGTGTTACAATTCAAAAGTTTGATCCATACATCAACGTGGATCCAGGAACAATGAGTCCATACCAACACGGGGAAGTTTATGTAACGGATGACGGTGCAGAAACAGACTTGGATCTTGGCCATTACGAACGTTTTATCGATATTAACTTAAATAAATACAGCAACGTGACAACTGGTAAAGTTTACTCGGAAGTTATTAAAAAAGAACGTCGCGGGGATTACTTAGGTGGAACTGTGCAAGTTATTCCACACATTACAAACGAATTAAAAGATCGTGTTTTCCGTGCAGCGCGCATGACCAATTCAGATATTATCATCACTGAAATTGGTGGAACGGTTGGGGATATCGAATCTTTACCATTCTTAGAAGCAATTCGTCAAATTAAAAGTGATGTTGGTGCGGAAAACGTACTTTATATTCACACAACTTTAATTCCTTACATCAAAGCTGCAGGCGAAATGAAAACAAAACCAACACAACATAGTGTAAAAGAACTTCGCAGCCTAGGAATTCAACCAAACATTATCGTTGTTCGTACAGAGCAACCAGTTTCACAAGAAATGAAAGATAAGATTGCGCTATTTTGTGATATTAAAGCTTCTGAGGTTATTGAATCTCGTGATGAAGAAACACTTTATAACGTACCACTTTCTTTACAAAAACAAAAAATGGATGATATCGTCCTAGAACACTTGCAATTAGAAGCACCACAAGCTGAAATGACTGATTGGAAAAACCTAGTACACCGCGTGAAAAACCTTTCCAAAAAAGTTCGTATCGGCTTAGTTGGTAAATATGTTTCCTTGCAAGATGCTTACCTTTCTGTAGCAGAAGCACTTCGTCATGCCGGATATGACCATGATGCAGAAATCGAAATCGACTGGATTGATTCCGAAAAAGTAACAAAAGAAAACGTTGCTGAAATCATGAAAGACGTTGATGGTATCTTAGTTCCTGGTGGTTTCGGTGATCGTGCCATTGAAGGTAAAATTGCTGCTATCGAGTATGCTCGCGTAAATAAAGTACCTTACTTCGGTATTTGTTTAGGTATGCAACTAGCAACGGTTGAATTTGCCCGCAATGTTCTTGGTCTTGAAGGAGCACATTCTGCAGAAATCGAACCTGAAACAAATCATAATATCATTGATTTATTACCAGAACAAAAAAATATCGAAAACATGGGTGGAACGCTTCGTTTAGGTCTTTATCCAGCGCGTATTAAGCAAGGAACCAAAGCGGAGGCTGCTTATGGTACAACACTTGTAGAAGAGCGTCACCGTCATCGTTATGAGTTTAATAACGAATATAGAGAGCAAATGGAAGAAGCTGGCATGATTGTTTCTGCAACGAGCCCAGATGGTCGTTTAGTTGAAGTAGTTGAACTGATTGATCACCCTTGGTTTGTCGCTTGTCAATATCACCCAGAATTCATTTCTCGTCCAAACCGTCCACAAAGCTTGTTTAAAGATTTTGTTGGCGCAGCACTTAAAAATAAATAA
- a CDS encoding glycosyltransferase family 4 protein, translating into MNIGIFTDTYSPQISGVATSIMIMENELRKQGHTVYIFTTTDPNADRESEEGRVFRLPSIPFVFFPERRVAIAGMNKFIKLVGRLDLDIIHTHTEFSLGLLGKRIAKKYHIPSIHTYHTMYVDYLHYIAKGKILTPSMVGKMTKSFCDSYDAIITPTAKVRHHLEEQGIHKLMYTVPTGTDISSFAPVEKQRILDLKKLLGIGENDPVILSLGRIAHEKNIDAIINAMPEVLQTKTTAKLVIVGDGPVRKDLEKLVEEKQLADHVIFTGAVDWENISLYYQLGDLFVSASTTETQGLTYAEAMAASLPVVAKRDESIEGFLSDRETAFLFNEDDELASLLINILSDKNTATLVATNGRVKVESISADQFGINIESTYNEVREIYRVKRQNGTIKVKPTLIKSKIASQVFSLSSSTHVQRKERSSRRD; encoded by the coding sequence ATGAATATAGGGATTTTTACGGATACCTACAGTCCGCAAATTAGCGGTGTAGCTACATCGATAATGATTATGGAAAACGAACTAAGAAAACAAGGGCACACTGTGTATATATTTACAACAACCGACCCAAACGCTGATAGAGAAAGCGAAGAGGGACGTGTATTTCGTTTACCAAGTATTCCGTTTGTCTTTTTTCCAGAACGTCGCGTAGCAATTGCTGGAATGAATAAGTTTATTAAGCTAGTAGGTCGCTTGGATTTAGATATTATTCACACACATACGGAGTTTTCATTAGGTCTTTTAGGTAAGCGAATTGCTAAAAAATATCATATTCCATCTATCCATACCTACCACACAATGTATGTCGATTACTTGCATTATATTGCGAAAGGTAAAATTTTGACACCTTCTATGGTGGGTAAAATGACAAAATCATTCTGTGATAGCTATGACGCCATAATCACTCCAACTGCAAAAGTAAGACACCACTTAGAAGAACAAGGTATCCACAAATTAATGTACACTGTTCCAACAGGCACAGATATTTCATCGTTCGCGCCAGTTGAGAAACAGCGGATTCTAGACTTGAAGAAATTACTTGGTATTGGAGAAAATGATCCAGTGATACTTTCACTTGGAAGAATTGCGCATGAAAAAAATATCGATGCGATTATTAATGCAATGCCAGAAGTCCTTCAAACAAAAACAACAGCCAAATTGGTTATTGTTGGCGATGGCCCTGTGCGTAAAGACTTAGAAAAATTAGTAGAAGAAAAACAATTAGCAGATCATGTTATTTTCACTGGAGCTGTAGACTGGGAAAATATTAGTTTATATTATCAATTAGGGGATCTGTTTGTGAGTGCTTCAACGACAGAAACACAAGGTTTGACTTATGCAGAAGCAATGGCCGCTTCTTTACCAGTTGTTGCCAAGCGTGATGAAAGCATTGAAGGCTTTTTAAGCGACAGAGAAACAGCCTTTTTATTCAATGAAGATGATGAGCTTGCATCACTGTTAATAAATATACTTTCAGACAAAAATACAGCCACATTGGTCGCTACGAATGGTCGAGTAAAAGTGGAATCCATTTCTGCGGATCAATTTGGAATCAACATTGAATCTACATACAATGAAGTTCGTGAAATATACCGAGTAAAGCGACAAAATGGGACGATTAAAGTAAAGCCCACACTAATAAAAAGTAAAATAGCTTCACAAGTATTTTCACTATCATCTTCTACACACGTTCAAAGGAAAGAGAGGTCATCGCGGCGTGATTAA
- a CDS encoding diacylglycerol kinase family lipid kinase produces the protein MQKKAMIIYNPAAGKNKFRKLLPDAEKILTEANFEVTLVPSTPAPKSTTFIAKQAAEAGFEVVIAAGGDGTVNEVVNGLMQVDTPPKLGVLPVGTTNDYARALNFAKDPLEALRIIAKQETIRVDIGKANETEFFINNAAGGKITEITYAVKESMKSKWGRLAYLFSGLTVLPKLSPVYVEIAYNDEIFKGEILLFFVNKSNSVGGMETLCPPAELNSGMFELLILKKVSPKKLFQLFASIKKGTHLSSPHVIHARTNKVTINSDADLNVSYDGVYGGKAPYTLEVIPEALEVFADKNRISSRLRG, from the coding sequence TTGCAAAAGAAAGCGATGATAATATACAATCCGGCAGCGGGGAAAAATAAGTTTAGAAAATTACTTCCGGATGCAGAAAAAATTTTAACAGAAGCAAATTTTGAAGTAACTTTAGTCCCATCAACTCCAGCACCTAAAAGTACTACATTTATTGCGAAACAAGCTGCAGAAGCCGGTTTTGAAGTTGTAATTGCAGCAGGTGGAGATGGTACAGTAAATGAAGTTGTTAATGGCTTGATGCAAGTTGATACTCCACCGAAACTAGGAGTGTTACCGGTTGGAACGACGAATGATTATGCGAGAGCGTTAAATTTTGCTAAAGATCCACTCGAAGCACTTCGAATTATAGCCAAACAAGAAACAATTCGTGTAGATATCGGTAAAGCCAATGAGACCGAATTTTTCATTAATAACGCAGCTGGTGGGAAAATAACCGAAATAACTTATGCTGTAAAAGAATCAATGAAATCTAAATGGGGCAGACTTGCTTATCTATTTAGCGGTTTAACTGTTCTTCCAAAATTATCACCAGTGTACGTCGAAATTGCATATAACGATGAAATATTTAAAGGTGAGATTTTGCTGTTTTTTGTAAATAAGTCCAACTCGGTCGGTGGTATGGAGACATTGTGTCCTCCTGCCGAATTAAATAGTGGAATGTTTGAGTTATTAATTTTAAAGAAAGTCTCTCCTAAAAAATTATTTCAATTATTTGCTTCAATAAAGAAGGGCACACACTTAAGTAGTCCGCATGTAATCCATGCGCGCACAAATAAGGTTACTATAAACAGTGACGCAGATTTAAATGTTAGCTATGATGGTGTGTATGGAGGAAAAGCACCGTATACATTAGAGGTAATCCCAGAAGCATTAGAAGTATTTGCTGATAAAAATCGGATTTCTTCCCGTCTTAGAGGCTAA
- the rpoE gene encoding DNA-directed RNA polymerase subunit delta yields the protein MDLKNLTQEERSELSLIDVAHFILEQRKETILFPELVKEIQAFLGLKDAEIRERLVQFYTDMNIDGNFISLGNNTWGLRAWYPMDAIDEEVQTQTTPKKKRKSDDDDDEDEEILDDDVDYDDEEIVEELGEEEISLADVLLDEEEDDDDHLPDGIEGDLATVEDDYSDGDYTEDPEDK from the coding sequence TTGGATTTAAAGAACTTAACGCAAGAAGAACGTAGTGAACTATCTTTAATTGATGTTGCACATTTTATTTTGGAACAACGAAAAGAAACTATTCTTTTCCCTGAATTAGTGAAAGAGATTCAAGCGTTCCTAGGTTTGAAAGATGCAGAAATAAGGGAGCGTCTTGTTCAATTTTATACAGACATGAATATTGATGGTAACTTTATTTCGCTAGGAAACAACACGTGGGGACTTCGTGCGTGGTATCCAATGGATGCAATTGATGAAGAAGTTCAAACACAAACGACTCCTAAGAAAAAACGTAAATCAGACGATGATGACGACGAAGATGAAGAAATCTTGGATGATGACGTGGACTACGATGATGAAGAAATCGTGGAAGAGCTTGGTGAAGAAGAAATCTCTCTTGCTGACGTTTTACTTGACGAAGAGGAAGATGACGATGATCACTTACCAGACGGAATCGAAGGCGATTTAGCTACTGTAGAAGATGATTATTCTGATGGCGATTATACAGAAGACCCAGAAGATAAATAA
- a CDS encoding glycosyltransferase family 4 protein, whose translation MIKLTMLSSAEKVKGQGVASAYRELVNLLEERYKNEIDMKINSFEKSDITHYHTVDFRFFLSTFFKKKRGVRVGYVHFLPETMEGSLKLPWIARVVFYKYLIGFYKRMDEIVVVNPSFIPKLTAYNIPEEKIHYIPNFVSKKSFFPISKTEKELAREKYGIPADKFTVIGIGQVQHRKGVLDFIEVAKQLPDVQFVWAGGFSFGKITSGYEELKKIYDNPPNNVNFIGIVDRSEMNTCINMADVFFMPSYNELFPMAILEAMSSDVPILLRNLDLYEEILDGYYVKEVDNPGFIRAIERLENDTNYYNEMLQAAKRGAAYYSEDRLAEIWLGFYQGLLTKE comes from the coding sequence GTGATTAAGTTGACAATGCTATCTTCGGCAGAAAAAGTAAAAGGTCAGGGTGTGGCATCAGCTTACCGCGAACTTGTGAATTTGCTAGAAGAACGATATAAGAATGAAATTGATATGAAGATTAATAGTTTTGAGAAATCGGATATCACGCATTACCATACCGTTGATTTCCGTTTTTTTCTTTCGACTTTTTTTAAGAAGAAACGAGGCGTTCGGGTCGGATATGTCCATTTTTTACCCGAAACAATGGAAGGGAGCCTCAAATTACCTTGGATTGCTCGCGTAGTTTTCTATAAATATTTGATTGGTTTTTATAAACGAATGGATGAGATTGTTGTTGTGAATCCATCTTTTATTCCCAAACTTACGGCTTATAATATTCCAGAAGAAAAAATTCATTATATCCCGAATTTCGTTTCCAAAAAGAGCTTTTTCCCAATTTCAAAAACAGAGAAGGAACTTGCTCGGGAGAAATATGGAATTCCGGCGGATAAATTTACAGTGATTGGAATTGGTCAAGTACAGCATCGTAAAGGTGTGCTTGATTTTATCGAGGTTGCTAAACAACTTCCTGATGTTCAATTTGTTTGGGCAGGCGGATTTTCTTTTGGTAAAATCACTTCTGGCTACGAGGAATTGAAGAAAATCTATGATAATCCACCAAATAATGTTAATTTCATTGGGATTGTGGATCGTTCTGAAATGAATACATGTATTAATATGGCAGATGTGTTCTTTATGCCATCTTACAACGAACTATTTCCGATGGCGATTTTGGAAGCGATGAGTTCGGATGTTCCGATATTATTACGAAATTTAGATTTGTATGAAGAAATTTTAGACGGCTATTATGTGAAAGAAGTAGATAACCCTGGATTTATTAGGGCTATCGAACGATTAGAAAATGATACAAACTATTATAATGAAATGTTACAAGCTGCAAAACGAGGAGCGGCTTATTATTCAGAGGATCGACTAGCTGAAATATGGTTGGGCTTTTATCAAGGATTATTAACGAAGGAGTGA
- the argS gene encoding arginine--tRNA ligase, which produces MNVMQENQIKLVEHIKQAVVQAVGLEEAEVPEILLEVPKDKKHGDYSTNIAMQLARVAKKAPRQIAESIVPELKKDNKLIKEVEIAGPGFINFYLDNAYLTDLVPVILTEDKKYGESDFGKGEKFQIEFVSANPTGDLHLGHARGAAIGDSLANIMNMAGFDVSREYYINDAGNQINNLVLSAEARYFEALGLESEFPEDGYRGADIISLGKDLAAKYGDKYVNASEEERRSVFRVDALAFETGKLRADLEEFRVSFDEWFSETSLYEENKVLPALERLRENGYIYEQDGATWLRTTDFEDDKDRVLIKTDGSYTYFLPDIAYHLNKLERGFDVLIDIWGADHHGYIPRMRAAIEALGYSPNQLEVEIIQLVHLFEDGVQVKMSKRTGKSVTMRDLIEEVGLDATRYFFAMRSSDTHMNFDMSLAKSTSNDNPVYYVQYAHARISSILRSGKEQGLEVTKDADMSLLQTEAEYDLLKVLGEFADVVAEAAAKRAPHRIVRYLNDLATAFHRFYNSNKVLDMDNLEVTKARLALIKTAQITLRNGLTLLGVSAPEKM; this is translated from the coding sequence ATGAATGTCATGCAAGAGAACCAAATCAAACTAGTTGAACATATCAAACAAGCAGTTGTTCAAGCGGTTGGTTTAGAAGAAGCGGAAGTACCAGAAATTTTACTAGAAGTACCAAAAGATAAAAAGCATGGAGATTATTCGACTAATATTGCGATGCAACTTGCTAGAGTAGCTAAGAAAGCCCCTCGTCAAATTGCCGAAAGTATCGTTCCAGAACTTAAAAAAGATAACAAATTAATTAAAGAAGTAGAAATTGCTGGACCTGGTTTTATCAACTTCTACCTAGATAATGCTTATTTAACTGACTTAGTTCCAGTTATTTTAACTGAAGATAAAAAATACGGAGAGTCTGATTTTGGTAAAGGAGAAAAATTCCAAATTGAATTTGTTTCCGCGAACCCAACTGGCGACTTACATTTAGGACATGCCCGTGGTGCTGCAATCGGAGACTCCCTTGCTAACATTATGAACATGGCCGGATTCGATGTTTCAAGAGAATATTATATTAATGATGCGGGCAATCAAATCAATAATTTAGTTCTTTCAGCAGAAGCGCGTTATTTTGAAGCGTTAGGCTTAGAATCTGAATTCCCGGAAGATGGCTACCGCGGTGCGGATATTATCTCCCTTGGGAAAGATTTGGCAGCTAAATACGGCGATAAATACGTGAATGCCAGTGAAGAAGAGCGTCGTTCCGTTTTCCGTGTTGATGCACTAGCATTTGAAACTGGAAAATTACGTGCGGACTTAGAAGAATTCCGTGTTTCTTTTGATGAGTGGTTTTCAGAAACATCTCTATATGAAGAAAACAAAGTGTTGCCAGCGTTAGAACGTTTGCGCGAAAATGGTTATATTTATGAACAAGATGGCGCGACTTGGTTAAGAACAACGGATTTTGAAGATGATAAAGACCGTGTTTTAATCAAAACGGACGGTAGCTACACATATTTCTTACCAGATATCGCTTATCATTTAAATAAATTAGAGCGTGGCTTTGATGTGTTAATTGATATTTGGGGAGCGGATCACCACGGTTATATTCCGCGGATGCGTGCTGCAATTGAAGCACTTGGTTATTCACCAAATCAACTAGAAGTAGAAATCATTCAACTCGTTCACTTATTCGAAGACGGCGTTCAAGTTAAAATGAGTAAACGTACTGGTAAATCTGTTACGATGCGCGACTTAATTGAAGAAGTTGGCCTTGATGCGACAAGATATTTCTTTGCAATGCGTAGCTCTGATACACACATGAACTTCGATATGAGCTTAGCAAAATCAACGTCTAATGATAATCCAGTTTATTATGTACAATATGCACACGCCAGAATTTCTAGCATTCTACGCTCAGGTAAAGAACAAGGTTTGGAAGTTACAAAAGATGCGGACATGAGCTTGTTACAAACCGAAGCAGAATATGATTTATTAAAAGTATTAGGTGAGTTCGCGGATGTTGTTGCGGAGGCTGCTGCCAAAAGAGCGCCACATCGTATCGTTCGTTACTTAAATGATTTAGCGACTGCGTTCCACCGTTTTTACAATAGCAATAAAGTACTTGATATGGATAATTTAGAAGTAACAAAAGCAAGACTAGCGCTTATTAAAACAGCACAAATTACTCTTAGAAATGGTTTGACGCTGCTTGGTGTATCAGCACCAGAAAAAATGTGA